Proteins encoded within one genomic window of Callithrix jacchus isolate 240 chromosome 11, calJac240_pri, whole genome shotgun sequence:
- the TMEM229A gene encoding transmembrane protein 229A encodes MAGSDVDSEGPAPRGCAARRTGASGGPGSEAAADCPEPLSTAEAPAESATLPAWMRLYFYGMHGITLDVLLSSARRFARSPDLRMLGFSSPYRCLLHSLTHFALEKVYLQQQRCPSAFVFNFLLYPSAHVGLQTLAGQALLLSLGGGPGGAATPGALDLALQYLLALYHCQVFLKRFLRLRYGLQRRRRQQQQQQQRRGALPAPPGARVPTAAGARRRRPRGPRGAGGAPSQGLPDLLRFLFFGMHGFLDEIFFTFFFNVLGQGDGTTSGHTSLWSFLMYGSCSFVVEKLYFHLHYSRGWGTWKRVPIYVIFIYVWELSWGLGLRTCGACSWDYSHYPLNFMGLITLMYLPGWIFLSVYQDLLSNVLWRVQYVPTN; translated from the coding sequence ATGGCGGGGAGCGACGTGGACAGCGAGGGCCCCGCACCGAGGGGCTGCGCGGCGCGGCGTACGGGTGCCTCGGGCGGGCCAGGAAGCGAGGCGGCCGCCGACTGCCCGGAGCCGCTGTCCACTGCTGAAGCGCCGGCCGAGAGCGCCACGCTGCCCGCCTGGATGCGCCTCTACTTCTACGGAATGCACGGGATCACCCTGGACGTGCTGCTGTCCTCGGCCCGGCGCTTCGCTCGCAGCCCGGACCTGCGCATGCTAGGCTTCTCCTCGCCCTACCGCTGCCTGCTGCACTCGCTCACCCACTTCGCCCTGGAGAAGGTCTACCTGCAGCAGCAGCGCTGTCCCAGCGCCTTCGTCTTCAATTTCCTCCTGTACCCCTCGGCCCACGTGGGGCTGCAGACCCTCGCGGGCCAAGCGCTCCTGCTCAGCCTGGGCGGTGGGCCGGGGGGCGCTGCGACTCCAGGGGCGCTGGACCTGGCTCTGCAGTACTTGCTGGCGCTCTACCACTGCCAAGTGTTCCTGAAGCGCTTCCTGCGCCTGCGATATGGGCTGCagaggcggcggcggcagcagcagcagcaacagcagcggAGGGGCGCACTCCCCGCCCCTCCTGGCGCCCGGGTCCCTACTGCGGCCGGAGCCCGGCGGCGACGACCTCGTGGCCCCAGGGGCGCCGGGGGAGCCCCCAGCCAGGGGCTGCCCGACCTACTCCGCTTTCTTTTCTTCGGAATGCATGGCTTTCTGGATGAGATCTTCTTCACCTTCTTCTTCAACGTACTTGGGCAGGGCGACGGGACCACCAGCGGCCACACGTCGCTCTGGTCCTTCCTTATGTACGGCAGCTGCAGTTTCGTGGTGGAAAAGCTCTACTTCCATCTCCACTACAGCCGTGGTTGGGGCACTTGGAAGCGGGTGCCCATCTACGTGATCTTCATCTACGTGTGGGAGCTGTCCTGGGGTCTGGGGCTCCGCACGTGCGGGGCTTGTTCCTGGGACTATTCTCACTACCCGCTCAATTTCATGGGCCTCATCACCCTGATGTATTTACCTGGCTGGATATTCCTTAGTGTGTACCAGGACCTACTTTCTAACGTGTTGTGGAGGGTGCAGTACGTACCAACTaactaa